The following are encoded in a window of Desulforegulaceae bacterium genomic DNA:
- a CDS encoding murein transglycosylase A yields the protein MKRFLMFFVIVFFFCSCGSKDNLKKDFFKEVKKSNYPVFTDDMGFDGLLRAIDMSLSYYSVFRDDKDFSFGENKVSKAKLEKSLKSFKNFIENSPSLKELEKYISDNFILYSPHSQDTEKSFLFTGYYEPELKGSLIKTDKYLYPLYLLPKNMVYVELDKFSSSYGKKKLTARKDGNRIIPYFTNEEIAFEGALEKEGEVIVWLDSQVDLFFLQIQGSGKVYLENGEVLRVHYAGGNGHSYKSIGKYLIEQNKMTLKEMSMQSLKKYLEENPEELREVLSYNTSYVFFEEVEGGPYGALSREVTPGRSLALDLKLYPRGGLVYIEAKKPVLSGNKEIKSWKDMKRFMFIQDTGGAIKGYFRGDVFFGCGEYAEIAAGHLADKGNIYLFIPYN from the coding sequence ATGAAACGATTTTTAATGTTTTTTGTTATTGTTTTTTTCTTTTGTTCTTGTGGATCAAAAGATAATCTTAAAAAAGATTTTTTTAAAGAAGTAAAAAAAAGTAATTATCCTGTTTTTACCGATGATATGGGATTTGACGGGCTTTTAAGAGCTATAGATATGTCTTTGTCCTATTATAGTGTTTTTAGAGATGATAAAGATTTTTCTTTTGGGGAAAATAAAGTAAGTAAAGCTAAGCTGGAAAAGTCATTAAAAAGTTTTAAGAATTTCATTGAAAACTCACCTTCTTTAAAAGAGCTTGAAAAATATATTTCAGATAATTTTATTCTTTATTCTCCCCATTCCCAAGACACAGAAAAGTCTTTTTTATTCACAGGTTATTACGAACCTGAGCTTAAAGGAAGTTTAATAAAAACGGATAAATATCTTTATCCCCTTTATCTTCTTCCCAAAAATATGGTTTATGTTGAACTTGACAAATTTTCTTCTTCATATGGAAAGAAAAAACTTACAGCAAGAAAAGATGGCAATAGGATAATTCCTTATTTTACAAACGAGGAAATCGCTTTTGAAGGAGCACTTGAAAAAGAAGGAGAAGTAATTGTTTGGCTTGACAGTCAGGTGGATTTGTTTTTTTTACAAATTCAGGGCTCAGGAAAAGTTTATCTTGAAAACGGTGAGGTCTTAAGGGTTCATTATGCCGGAGGAAATGGGCATAGCTATAAAAGCATAGGTAAATATCTTATTGAGCAAAATAAAATGACTTTAAAGGAAATGTCTATGCAAAGCCTTAAAAAATATCTTGAAGAAAACCCCGAAGAGCTAAGGGAAGTTTTGTCATACAATACAAGCTATGTTTTTTTTGAAGAAGTGGAAGGCGGCCCTTATGGAGCTCTTTCAAGGGAGGTTACCCCCGGAAGATCCCTGGCCCTTGATTTGAAACTTTATCCCAGAGGCGGTCTTGTTTATATTGAAGCAAAAAAGCCTGTTTTGTCAGGAAACAAAGAAATAAAATCTTGGAAAGATATGAAAAGATTTATGTTTATTCAAGATACCGGAGGGGCAATCAAGGGATATTTCAGGGGAGATGTTTTTTTTGGATGCGGAGAGTATGCTGAAATAGCAGCCGGCCATCTTGCAGATAAAGGTAATATTTATCTTTTTATACCTTATAACTAA
- a CDS encoding 4'-phosphopantetheinyl transferase superfamily protein → MNLKRFIAFSGKIYQETEICIIDIYKLFKVYNSQFLKHSSFFSKPTKIKAADFYFLGNFFSAREIKTINGFKTIKKQFEWMSARIGIKNLVKNKYPHLSFRSIETEKDIYGAPLIKNLPFLNISISHSGKYAVSAINEKQRIGIDLEELKCLNTKYLLYAGFSKKEKKLTCPENYFEILKLWTIKESYLKYIKKGFNESLKKVEIIKNKIYHNGVPIKNVCTESFFLLENYVVSFVYENNI, encoded by the coding sequence ATGAATTTAAAAAGATTTATAGCCTTTTCAGGAAAAATTTATCAGGAAACAGAAATCTGTATAATAGATATTTACAAGCTTTTTAAAGTTTACAATTCCCAATTTTTAAAACATTCTTCATTTTTTTCAAAACCTACAAAAATAAAAGCAGCTGATTTTTATTTTCTCGGTAATTTTTTTTCTGCCAGAGAAATCAAAACCATTAATGGTTTTAAAACAATAAAAAAACAGTTTGAATGGATGAGTGCTAGAATAGGTATTAAAAATCTTGTAAAAAACAAATATCCCCATCTTTCCTTTAGAAGTATTGAAACAGAAAAGGATATCTACGGAGCTCCCTTGATAAAAAACCTTCCTTTTTTAAACATTTCTATTTCCCATTCAGGTAAATATGCTGTTTCAGCAATAAATGAAAAACAAAGAATCGGAATTGATCTGGAAGAATTGAAATGCTTGAATACCAAGTATCTGCTCTATGCTGGTTTTTCGAAAAAAGAAAAAAAGCTCACTTGCCCAGAAAACTACTTTGAAATTTTAAAACTCTGGACAATAAAAGAAAGCTATCTCAAATATATAAAAAAAGGATTTAACGAAAGCCTTAAAAAAGTGGAGATTATTAAAAATAAGATTTATCATAATGGGGTACCAATAAAAAATGTATGTACAGAATCATTTTTCTTATTAGAGAACTATGTTGTGTCTTTTGTTTACGAAAACAATATTTAA
- a CDS encoding sigma 54-interacting transcriptional regulator yields MNKKISLTNEQRNFFTLVADAVVANPFSDKRKQLDMEIAGFFLDSPGKNIIDKTIKGVMSRISELEKQGLTIHNFEGNDRLLIETTFLFDFFYKFRKNFDELILQQIKAGDTSIKVSFVRAAYKMLESRGFDNASINLYFALCYQIRRAFYFIRDSLKGKSAIMQDLKRKLWNNVFTHDLRMYSKYLYNRMEDFSTLILGETGTGKGTAASAIGKSGFIPFDEKKKCFEESFVRSFVSLNLSQFPETLLESELFGHKKGSFTGAVENFEGVFQKCSKNGAIFLDEIGEISEPVQIKLLQVLQERVFSQVGSHKQERFNGRVIAATNRNFESIENGDVFRDDFYYRLCSDIINVPPLRQRIREEPDELKELVIITVKRIIGKDSSECIEMVLDVIENQLGFNYQWPGNVRELEQCTRSVLLNKHYLSKNKINKGVEELLVSGLVKGEIGAHELMSGYCTLLYERFANFEEVARRTGLDRRTVKKYIDST; encoded by the coding sequence ATGAATAAAAAAATAAGCCTTACCAATGAACAAAGAAATTTTTTTACACTTGTCGCTGATGCTGTTGTTGCCAACCCTTTTAGTGATAAAAGAAAGCAGCTTGATATGGAAATTGCAGGGTTTTTTCTAGACTCTCCAGGAAAGAATATTATAGATAAAACAATTAAAGGTGTAATGTCTCGTATTTCAGAGCTTGAAAAACAAGGCCTTACAATCCATAATTTTGAAGGCAATGATAGATTGCTTATTGAAACAACATTTTTATTTGATTTTTTTTACAAGTTTCGCAAGAATTTCGATGAGCTTATTCTTCAGCAAATTAAAGCAGGAGATACTTCCATAAAAGTTTCATTTGTCAGAGCCGCTTATAAAATGCTTGAATCAAGAGGATTTGATAATGCCTCAATCAATCTTTATTTTGCACTTTGTTATCAGATAAGAAGAGCCTTTTATTTTATAAGAGACTCGCTTAAAGGCAAAAGTGCAATCATGCAGGATTTGAAACGCAAACTATGGAACAATGTTTTTACTCACGATTTAAGAATGTATTCAAAATACCTTTATAATCGTATGGAAGATTTTTCAACTTTAATTCTCGGTGAAACTGGTACTGGAAAGGGAACAGCTGCAAGTGCCATAGGAAAAAGCGGTTTTATTCCTTTTGATGAAAAGAAAAAATGTTTTGAAGAAAGCTTTGTCCGTTCTTTTGTTTCTCTTAATCTGTCACAGTTTCCAGAAACTCTTCTTGAATCTGAACTTTTCGGCCATAAAAAAGGGTCGTTTACAGGAGCAGTGGAGAATTTTGAAGGGGTTTTTCAAAAATGCAGTAAAAACGGAGCAATTTTTCTTGATGAAATAGGTGAAATTTCCGAACCTGTTCAGATAAAGCTTCTTCAAGTCCTTCAAGAACGGGTTTTTAGTCAGGTTGGAAGCCACAAACAAGAAAGATTTAATGGCCGTGTTATAGCCGCCACAAATAGGAATTTTGAATCAATTGAAAATGGAGATGTTTTCAGAGATGATTTTTATTACAGGCTCTGCTCGGACATTATCAATGTGCCGCCTTTGAGGCAGCGTATCAGAGAAGAGCCTGATGAGCTTAAAGAGCTGGTAATCATTACTGTTAAGCGTATCATAGGTAAGGATTCTTCTGAGTGTATAGAAATGGTTTTAGATGTCATTGAAAATCAGCTTGGTTTTAATTATCAGTGGCCTGGAAATGTAAGAGAATTGGAACAATGCACAAGAAGTGTTTTATTGAATAAACATTATCTCAGTAAAAACAAAATCAACAAGGGAGTTGAAGAACTTCTTGTTTCAGGGCTTGTAAAAGGAGAAATTGGAGCTCATGAGCTTATGTCTGGATATTGTACACTTTTATATGAAAGATTTGCAAATTTTGAAGAAGTGGCAAGAAGAACAGGTCTTGATAGGAGAACAGTAAAAAAATATATAGATTCTACCTAA